The DNA segment aaagatcgatctactccaaaGAAAGCACATACGaaatcgatccagatcaaagccATTCACAGCGATCCAGATCAAATCATCGAAGCACATTTTGTAGCTTCATTGCATAACTCAAAGCAGAGAGTTTGTTCTGCTTTGAAGAGAaagtattgctaggagttcctttcaaaggattgattggattggatttgtacaaagccttgtataaatcaaagtcttttagtggaatccttctgaaaacaaaagaaggggtgacataggaggattcatctccgaacatccagaaacaactctatctctttatttactgcacttacaTTATTCTATCAGCCTTAGCTTTACAAGTATTCAATCTGCAAGGAAGATTTCTTCCGTCTGAGATCCTTAGATCTTTCGAGCAGATCAAAGTTTTAAGCAACAAAATTTCTGTCTGATTTTCACAAATCAGATAGAAGAAACTCTAAATTTCAAAATAGTGTATTCATACACGTATTtttgatcctaacaagtggtatcagaaagGTTCTTGCTTATCACCTGAATCGTCTCTTAAAATACGACATCCTTAGCTATGACATCGTTTAGTAaaatccctatgttttcaaaagaagattatgatgactgaaaAATTCGTATTCAGGCACATCTATCAGCATTggatgatgacatgtggttcGTAGTAACATATGGACCAATGAAGATTATGAAAGTTAACACTGCAGTTGCTATCACTGAAGGTGCTCCACAGATGATAGAAAAGCCTCGAGCGGAATGGACTTCTGAAGACAAGCGGAAAGCCAATCTGGACAATGTAGCCAGATACATACTATACAAAACTCTGGACAAGCacatgtttagcaagatcaaaaGCTGCACTACTACCAAAGAAATATGGGAGAAGCTCACCCAACTATGTGAAGGAAACTAtcaaacaaaggaaaacaaactcatggtggccattcaaaagtttgacaacATAAAGATAAAACCAGGagaaacaatgaatgaatttgatgaaagattcaGCAGCATTATGATCAAGAAAAATGCACTTGGAAAAAGTTATAGCAATCGTGAAGTAGCACTCAAAGTTATGAGAGCTCTACCATGAGAATGGGATATGAAGACAGTAGCTATGAGAGAATCAAAAGACCTCAATAAGATCGAACTACATGATctatttgcagatctcaaagcttATGAGTTCGAGCAGGGAGTTCGAACTGAGGAAGACACATCAACATCACAAGTTACTAAAGCTCTCACTGCAGATGAAATCCCagcaaccaaaaccgcagaacAAATCAGTAgtgatgcaatgtcactatttgataagtgtattttatatacttaatttatatatgattttaatttttaattgtttgtttcgagcagatttatgcggagttttgttgtttttttggttgtaggaaattattgaaGTGTTGTGAAAAGAGGAAAAAAAATGAGATTTAAGAAGTGAAATTAGtagaagaataaaagaaagaaaataagagagctggaaagaaaagaagaaaagaaaagaacagTAATGAGAAAATGTTATTGGGCCATCTTATTGGGCTTTTGTTTAAGAATTGTTTGCGCTAAAGAGGCGCTAAAGGAGAGGAAGAGAAGAGCAATCACGCAGCGTTCATTGTGAGATTGAAGATTTGAGTCAGAacgttatgcgcgcccgcgtgagAATTCTAGAGAGGCCGCGTCCGGTGGAGATTTCAGCGTTTTAAAATTATCGGGAAGgaaagtttttattttcttgggcttttgagtgggctttttcatgcgatataaaagggattcttgAGTGTTAGATGGAAGCCGCCACAACACAATAGATATACATCAGAGACAGAAGCTGATCGTGTGAAGAATTTCTGGAAGAAGTCTGAGCTTTTAACGTGAAGAACGAATACGGAGATCGATAGATCGGACACGGTGttgacgacggatttgttttctatcttttatttaattctgaatatgtttggatttatgaattattgttttattcagaattttattatgacctaattttttagagtctagaggtcggatggaacctgatgtagacactttcataaatttttgattttattgaattgagtttcttctagattaattgtttttttcttgaattgattgtcttttcaattatctgatcaataattggtttgtaatatttatttaaaatctggcactcgggagaggagattttgaataggaccaatagaaaatacactgttaattatttatattgctcggaagagagtataattttaacagagattttaaaaagaacatttttttgaattgatcactgcaattagattcttaaaagggatattggaattgaattgtagttgatatattttattcggcactcgggagagggaataagacaattaagtgttcttggctattaataaactggaattcatgaagctaaattaattaggagtgattgttgttgaaatcaggtgaaatctaaaactctagaccatttttctctgattgattatttctgaaaattgtgtgcgtgctattaaaaactcattgattattttattattctgcaaaattctcaaattttgattttctagataaagtttagactattttaattataagcactgaatatttttattttactctctgtgggaacgatacttgatttttcactatattaaaacttgacactcgttcgcttgcgagtatttttcacaagaagttttttgcaccgttgccggggagtaaatttttattagtttttagtcttgttaccaattagtctagattttaattaagagttttttttttattttaagttactaattgatttcttcttatttttaattgcagtttatgcgatgatctcaaagtgcgaattctttactatttgatccggagatcgagtgCACTGCATGTGCTttaagaagaattagaagagaagaagtcaatagaatggctgaagagaatgtaaatcaagctcccctggtgccaattagaTATCACTTTCGGCCGATGATCCAGGATCACTACTCtagaatcgctcgagggaccattaacgccaacaattttgaactgaagccagccttgatcaacatggttcaacagaatcAATTtcatgggagcgccactgcctATCCTCACTtacacctacgcactttcttggagataaccgatacggtaaaagtTAATGGtatgtctgaggatattattcgtttacgcttgttttttttttctctcagggatcaagtaAGGAGTTGGTTGTAGTCACTGCCTTTAGGAAGCATAACT comes from the Henckelia pumila isolate YLH828 chromosome 1, ASM3356847v2, whole genome shotgun sequence genome and includes:
- the LOC140874308 gene encoding uncharacterized protein, with translation MKIMKVNTAVAITEGAPQMIEKPRAEWTSEDKRKANLDNVARYILYKTLDKHMFSKIKSCTTTKEIWEKLTQLCEGNYQTKENKLMVAIQKFDNIKIKPGETMNEFDERFSSIMIKKNALGKSYSNREVALKVMRALP